In Tsukamurella tyrosinosolvens, the genomic window GTGAGCGCGATGCCCTCGTACAGGCCGAGCAGCGTCGGCTCGTCCTCGTTGCGGTCGCGGACCAGCACCACCACGTTGTCCATGGCCTCGGCGAGCTCGGGCGGGACGTCGTCGAGGGCGTCCGAGACCCACTCCTGGAAGGCGCGGCGGGAGACGTGCACGGGCTACCGGCCGGGCGCGGGGGCCGGGGCGGGGGCGCCGGGCAAGGTGGGCATGACGGGCTTCTTGCCGTCGATGAGCAGGTCGGGGGACTTCGCGGAGCCCGTGATCGGGGTGAACGTGTTCCCGTCCTTCGACGAGGCGAGGAAGCAGATCACCGAGCGCGACCCGGCGGTCCACGACGGCTGGGAGAGCTTGTTCCAGGCCAGCTGCAGGCCCGACTTGCGCAGCCCGTCCTGCGAGCCGAACCAGCCCGTCGTGCGCGACGGGCAGATCCGGCTCAGGTACTCCTCCTGCTGCCGGTCGGTGGGCCACGACGCGTCGGGGAAGGCCTGCCGCATGTCGATCACGGCGGTCACCTCGATGCCGTGCGGCTGCGCGCAGCCGACGGGGCCGCTGAACTGGCCGCGCGCGTCCAGCCCGATGCAGGTGCCCGGCGGCCAGGTCAGCGACTTGTCCTGATTCACCACCTTGCCCTGCACCTCCAGGGGGTTGCCGGCACCGTCGGACACCTGGATGCCGCAGCGCATCGTCCGGTCGCCCGACGCCCACGCCTTCTCGCCCGGCGCGAGCAGGCCCATCTGGAACCGGCCCTTCGGGTCGAGGCGGGTGCCGAGGTACTCGGTGACGACGGGCGGGCACAGCTGGTCGCGCTGCGCGGCGATCACCGACTGCGTCGGGTACGGGGCGTTCTCCGGCAGGCTGCGCGCGGGCTCGCCCGCGACCTCGAACTTGTGCGGCTGCAGGCAGTCGACGGGTGCCATCGTCGTGGGGTCCTTGTCCCAGGTCAGGCACGTGCCGGGCTTGGACCGGGCGAGGGTGGTGCCGGCGGCGGCGAGCCGCGGCGCCTTCTCCTCGTTCTTCGGTTCGAACGCGCCCGTGAAGTACAGGCCCGCGCCGATCGCGAGCGCGCCCACGATCACCGCGGCCAGGACGGCGCGCACGGTGAGGGCGCCGGCGCGCCCCGTCGTCGAGGCGGGTGCGGGCTGGGTTTCGGTGTCGTCGGCCATCGCCCTCCATCATGCCCGGTCCGGGCCGGGACGGGTGGGCGGTGTAGCGGTTGGGGCGGGTCGACGGTGCCGTAATAGGCTGGTCGGGTGATCGACGTCAAGCTGGTACGCGAGAACCCGGACCGTGTACGCGCCTCGCAGCGCGCCCGTGGAGAGGACCCGGCGCTGGTCGACGCCCTGCTGTCCGCCGACGCGGACCGTCGGGCCGCGGTGCTGGCGGCCGACACGCTGCGGGCCGAGCACAAGGCCTCGTCGAAGTCGATCGGCAAGGCGGCGCCCGAGGACCGCAAGGCCCTCGTCGCCGCGGCGGGCGAGCTCGCCGCGAAGGTCAAGGAGGCCGAGGTCGCGCAGAGCCGCGCCGACGAGGTCTTCGACGAGGTCGCGCGGAAGATCGGCAACGTCATCATCGACGGGGTGCCCGCCGGCGGCGAGGACGACTTCGAGGTGCTCGAGCACGTGGGCGAGATCCCCGAGATCGAGAACCCCAAGGATCACCTCGAGCTGGCCGAGGGCCTGGGCCTGCTCGACATGGAGCGCGGCGCCAAGGTCTCGGGCTCGCGGTTCTACTTCATGAAGGGCTACGGCGCGCTGTTCCAGATGGCGCTGCTGCAGCTCGCGGTGCAGAAGGCCGTGGCCAACGGCTTCACGCTGATGATCCCGCCCGTGCTGGTCAAGCCCGAGGTCATGGCGGGCACCGGCTTCCTCGGCGCGCACGCCGACGAGATCTACCGCCTCGAGGCCGACGACCTGTACCTGGTCGGCACCTCGGAGGTACCGCTGGCCGGCTACCACATGGACGAGATCCTCGACCTGTCCGACGGCCCGGTGCGCTACGCCGCGCAGTCGAGCTGCTTCCGGCGCGAGGCCGGCTCGTACGGCAAGGACACGCGCGGCATCATCCGTGTGCACCAGTTCGACAAGATCGAGATGTTCGTCTACTGCAAGCCCGAGGACGCGGAGGCCGAACACCAGCGCCTGCTGAACTGGGAGAAGGAGATGCTCGCGGCGGTCGAGGTGCCCTACCGGGTGATCGACGTGGCGGCGGGCGACCTGGGCTCGTCGGCGGCGCGCAAGTACGACAGCGAGGCGTGGGTGCCGTCGCAGGGCCGTTACCGCGAGCTGACGTCGACGTCGAACTGCACCACGTTCCAGGCGCGGCGCCTGGGCATCCGGTACCGCGATTCCGACGGTAGGCCGCAGGTCGCGGCCACGTTGAACGGGACGCTGGCGACGACGCGCTGGCTCGTCGCGATCTGGGAGAACCACCAGCAGCCCGACGGTTCCGTCCGCGTCCCCGCCGCGCTGCAGCCGTTCATCGGAACGGACGTGCTGCGGCCGTAAGGTCCCGGCCCGAGGCGAAGCCGGAGCACTCCGGGCACTGGGTGACGACCGGGTGTGCGCAGGTGAGCGTGTGCTCGAGGAACGCATCGGCGCGCCGCAATTCGTCGATGCGTCCGGCGATCGCCGCCCGGTGCTCGCGCAGGCGTGCGGCGCGGTCCGCCGTATCGGCGACGATCAGCTGCTTGATCTGGTCGAGCGAGAGCCCGGCGCGCTGGCACAGGAAGATCAGGCGGGCCCGCGCGACGTGCTCGTCGGAGTAGCTGCGCTGCCCGCCGGGTTCCCGCGGCGGCACGAGTACGCCGACGTCCTCCCAGTGCCGGAGGACGTGCGTGGCCACGCCCACCTCCACCGCTGCGTCTCCGATGCGCATGCGTTCCGCCTTTACTTCAGGTCGACCTGAAGTTCTACCGTAACGCCATGACGGACACCACCGGACAGATCGCCACCGACCCCATCATCGACCGCGTCGCACCGACGGCCCTGAGCACGTGCTGCCGCGCGGTCGGGCAGTCGCTCGCGGGTGCCGTGCGTCCGCGCCGGCCCGATCCCGCCCGGATCGCGCGGCTGCGCGAGGCGCTCGTCGCGCCGCCGGCGTCGTCGGTGACGGTACGCCTGCGAGCGCTGCCTCAGATCCCGCGCGTCGTGCGCTCGATGACGGTGATGGAAGGCGTGCGGAGTCCGGCGACGATCCGGATGGACATGCGCACCTACGTGATCGACCACCCGTCCGCCCGGATCCTGCTCGACCCGTCGGTCGCCTCCCAGGTGCGCGAGCGGGTGCTCGGCGCCATGCAGCCGATGCTCCGCGCCGCCGTGATGCCGTCCCCGGACGTCCTCAGCACCGTCGAGGCGCTGCACCGCGGCGGGGTGGATCCGGCGAGCGTTGACCTCGCGCTGTCGACGCACCTCCACTGGGATCACGTCAGCGGGCTACTCGACCTGCCCGCCCTGCCGCTGATGGCGCACCGTCGGGAGCACGAGTGGGCGGTCGCCGGCGAGCTGGCGCCGGCCGCGGGGGTGCGCCCCGCGCTCGCCGGCCGCACGATGGACCTGCGGGACCTCGACGGCCCGCCGGTGCTGGCGTTCCCGGCGAGCCACGACGTCTTCGGCGACGGCGCGGTCGTGCTCGTCGACCTGGCCGGGCACACCCCGGGCAGCGTCGGCGTGCTGCTGAACACCGAACGCGGGCGCGTGCTCATGGCCGGCGACGCCGTGTGGCACTCCGAGCAGCTGGTGCACGGCGCGCAGAAGGCGGCGTTCCCGGGGCTGCTCGTCGACGTCGACCGCGACGCGACCTTCGCGACGATGATGCGCCTCATGGCGCTCCCCGGCGATGTCACGGTCGTGCCGTGCCACGATCACGACCTCGCGGCGCGCTGGGCGAAGGACGAGGGCGGTGCCTAGACCTCGATCTGCTCCGCCAGCTTGGTGAGGCGGAAGCGGGCCATCGCGAGGTTGGCGCGCGAGCGGTCGAGCACCAGGTAGAGGAACAGGTCGTCGGTGCCCTGGTTGATGGGGCGCACGATCTGGTACTGCGTGCCGAGGGTGATGAGGATGTCCTCGATGTGGTCGTCGAGGTCCAGATCGCCCAGCGTGCGGCCCATGGCCTGCACCAGCGCCGAGTTGCCCGCCGCCGCGACCTCGAGATTGAACTCCGCGGGGTCGCCGGCGGTCGCGAGCGCCATGCCGCTGCTCGCGTCGACCAGCGCGACGCCGAGCGCGCCGTCGATGGTCATGGCTTCCTGGAGGGACTCGTTGAATTCGGTCATGTCACCGGGTTCCTTCGGCTCGTGCGGTGCCTGGCGGTTCTGCAGACCCTGCAGGGTCTCGGGATCGACGTAGGTCTCATCGATCTGCGTGTACGGGAACGGATCGATCGCGAGCGGCTCGTCGAACGCCGGCGGCGCCTGCTGCTCCGCCGCGCCCGCGTCCGTCGCGGTCTCCTCGGTCGCGGCCTCGGTGCGCGTCGCCCGCTCGGTGTCGGCCCCGTCGTCGGCGCCGGCCTCCCCGTCCGCGGCCGGCTCCTCGGCAGCGACCTGCCCGTCGGCGGCCGGTTCCTCGACCGGAGCCTCGGCGGGGGTCGGCTGCTCGTCCTCGACGACCCGCGTGTCGGTCACGGCCTGCGCGTCGAACGGCTCGTCGTCGGCCGGCTCGTCCTCACTCGCGACGTCGTCGGTAGCGACGCCTTCGCTCGCGGTTTCCGCGGGCGCGGCCGAGGGGGCCCCGTGCTCGAGCACCTCCACGTCCACCACCTCGACGTCGATGTACGACTCGTCGGGCTCGTCGAGGGTCTCGGACTCCGGGTGCGCCTCGAACGTCGCCTCGAGGGTCTCGCCGGCATCGTCGTGCCCCGACGGCGCGGCGTCCACCCAGAGGTCGTCCGCGCGGCCCTCGGCGCGGGGCTCGAACCGGGGCGGCGCGAACTGGTCGAAGCCGCCGTCGAAGGCGGTGGCGGACGTGTTCGACGCCGTCTGCGGCCCCGTCGACGCGCTGTAGCCGAAGCCGCCGACCACCCCGGCCTCGAAGGTGTCCGACGCCTGCTGCACGCCCTGGAAGGTCTCGGAGGTCAGCGGGTCGGTCAGGGGGTCGGGCTTGGTGCGGGGCGCGTCGGGCGCCGGGCTCCCGGGCTGCGGGTACGACGGTGCCGCCACCCCGGCCAGCGGATCCGACGGTGCCGGCCCGGGGGCACCGGGCACGGACGCGGCGCGCGGAGCGGACGGCGTGCCCGGAGCGGACGGCGGCGCGCCCGCGGCGGCCCGGGCCGCCTCCTGCGCGGCGACCTGCACCTCGGGCGGCGGGATCACGCGCGGTCGGCGCGGCGGCTGTCCCTGCGGAGCCTGCTGTCCCGGCGGCGGCCCCTGCGGGGGAGCGGTGGGCGGCACCGTCGGGGGAGCGGGCGGTGCGGCGGGCGCCGGGCGCGAGCCCATGCCCGTGTCGTGCACGCCGTAGTAGTCCTCGACGCGCTGCCGGTTGTTGCGCGGACGCCGCGGCCCGCTCATGTCAGCTTCTTCGCGCGCAGCTCGTGCCCGCTGGAGGTCAGGCAGCGGCCGGACTCGAGGTCCCACTGCCAGCCGTGCAGGTTGCAGGTCAGCTTGCCGCCTTCGACCACGCCGAACTTCGACAGGTCGGCCTTGAGGTGCGGGCAGCGGCGCTGCACCTCCCAGCCGTCCAGCTCGGTCGACGCGGTGTCGTCGTGCGCCTCGGAGAACCAGCCGTCGGCGTAGGCGATCCGCTCGTCGGTGAGGCACTTGAAGAAGGTGTAGAGGAACTCGTTGTAGCCGCCGATGCGCCACGTGGTGAACCGCGTCGACAGGAAGATTGTGTTCACCCAGTCCGGCTCGTCGTCGCGCAGCACCGTGCGCACCAGCTCCGCGGCGATGCGGAAGCCGTACCGGTACTTGCCGTCGCCCTCCTCCGGGCTGCGGACCGTGCGGTTCGGGAAGTCGAGCACGACGGTCTCGACGGCACCGTCGGGCGAGGCCATCTCGAGCCCGACCGCGTAGCCGATCCCGTCGCTGATCAGCGCGGACGCCTGCATGATCGGCTCGAACTTGGCCTTGAGGGCCGGCAGCAGGGGCTGCCCGTCGTCCTTCGCCCACGTGGCCTTCTCGGCCTCGAGGACCGGCGCCTGGCGGGCCGCGAAGGCGTCCAGGTAGGCCGTCTTGTTCTCGAAGATGTCCATCACCTCGGCCTCGGAGACCGGGTGCGTGAGGGACTTCAGCTCCTTGCCGGCGAAGTCGCCGACGGTGCCGGGGATGAACAGCAGGCCGCCGTCGTTGCCGTTCGCCTTCATCTGCTCCAGGAAGGTGATCTGGTCCGGGAAGATGTTCGACGGGTCGCCGCCGATCGTCTCGCGGTCCACGCGGCCCTCGTCGTTGAGGTAGCGCAGCTCGGGATCGAGGAACGCGGGCGGGCCCGCGGACGGCACGACCCAGGTGCCGGCGACCTGGTCGACGTAGCTGCGGGCGCGGTCCATGCCGCGCTGGCGCTTCTGCTCGGCGAAGCGGCGCTTGGAGCCCTTCGGCATGTCGTAGACCATCGGGTACCAGATGGCGCCCGAGTATTGCAGCAGGTGCACGTCGATGCCGCCGAACTCGTCGAGCACCTCCATGTCCACCGGGCGGGCGTCGTTCATGTTGAACAGCACCGTCTCGCCGTCGGAGACGACGAGGCCCGAGTCGCCGATCGGGCCGTCCGCGGGTGCGCGCAGCGCGATGATCATCACGTCGAGGTCGCCCTTGGGGCCGCTGACCGTGTGCTTGACGGAGTCCTGCGTCTCGAAGAACTTCGTGAAGCCCAGCTTCTCCAGCTCGCGCCGCAGGTCCGGCACGGGGTAATCGGGCAGCATGACGGTCGCGTCCTTGCTCACGTTCTCGGCGAGATTCTTCGCGTCGAAGTGGTCGCGGTGCAGGTGGGAGACGTAGAGGTAGTCGACGTCGCCCAGGGCTTTCCAGTCCAGCTGCGTGTTGTCCGGGAAGGGGAACCACGAGCCGAAGTACGCGGGGTTCACCCACGGATCGCACAGGATGGTGCCTGCGGCGGTGGAGATGTGGAAACCCGCGTGCCCGACGCTGGTGACCTGCACTGTGGAGCCTTTCGCCGTGATCGTTACCGCTACAGCGTAATGGGCGCCCGGCGTACCGGCTGACACACCGTGGAGACGGCCGCGCGGCTACGCTGGCCGTGTGGAACCCGTCTACGGAACGATCATCAAGGTGGCCCGCGGCATGTGGGCCTATCAGGGCATCAAGTTCACCGAGGTGGACTTCCATAAGTTCCCTCGCACCGGTGGCGCCGTCGTGGCGATCAACCACACCGGTTACCTCGACTTCCCGTTCGCGGGCAAGCCCGCCGACGAGGCCGGGCACCGCAAGGTGCGGTTCATGGCGAAGCAGGAGGTCTTCGACAATTCGAAGACCGGCCCCATCATGCGCGCGCTGCGGCACATCCCCGTCGACCGCGAGGCGGGAGCGACCGCCTACCAGGCCGCGGTGGACGCGCTCAAGGCCGGCGAGCTCGTCGGCGTCTACCCCGAGGCCACGCACAGCCGCAGCTTCGAGCTCAAGGGTTTCAAGTCCGGCGCCGCGCGCATGGCGATCGAGGCGAACGTGCCGATCGTCCCCGTCGTGGTCTGGGGCGCCCAGCAGATCTGGACCAAGGGCCTCCCCAAGCAGCTCGGCCGGAACAAGTTCCGCATCGTCATCGGCGTCTGCGACCCGCTGGATCCCGTCGGGCCGCCCGACGAGCTGACCGCCCGGCTCAAGGACTCGATGCAGGCCATGCTGCTGCAGTTG contains:
- a CDS encoding MBL fold metallo-hydrolase; translation: MQVTSVGHAGFHISTAAGTILCDPWVNPAYFGSWFPFPDNTQLDWKALGDVDYLYVSHLHRDHFDAKNLAENVSKDATVMLPDYPVPDLRRELEKLGFTKFFETQDSVKHTVSGPKGDLDVMIIALRAPADGPIGDSGLVVSDGETVLFNMNDARPVDMEVLDEFGGIDVHLLQYSGAIWYPMVYDMPKGSKRRFAEQKRQRGMDRARSYVDQVAGTWVVPSAGPPAFLDPELRYLNDEGRVDRETIGGDPSNIFPDQITFLEQMKANGNDGGLLFIPGTVGDFAGKELKSLTHPVSEAEVMDIFENKTAYLDAFAARQAPVLEAEKATWAKDDGQPLLPALKAKFEPIMQASALISDGIGYAVGLEMASPDGAVETVVLDFPNRTVRSPEEGDGKYRYGFRIAAELVRTVLRDDEPDWVNTIFLSTRFTTWRIGGYNEFLYTFFKCLTDERIAYADGWFSEAHDDTASTELDGWEVQRRCPHLKADLSKFGVVEGGKLTCNLHGWQWDLESGRCLTSSGHELRAKKLT
- a CDS encoding MerR family transcriptional regulator; this encodes MRIGDAAVEVGVATHVLRHWEDVGVLVPPREPGGQRSYSDEHVARARLIFLCQRAGLSLDQIKQLIVADTADRAARLREHRAAIAGRIDELRRADAFLEHTLTCAHPVVTQCPECSGFASGRDLTAAARPFR
- a CDS encoding lysophospholipid acyltransferase family protein, translating into MEPVYGTIIKVARGMWAYQGIKFTEVDFHKFPRTGGAVVAINHTGYLDFPFAGKPADEAGHRKVRFMAKQEVFDNSKTGPIMRALRHIPVDREAGATAYQAAVDALKAGELVGVYPEATHSRSFELKGFKSGAARMAIEANVPIVPVVVWGAQQIWTKGLPKQLGRNKFRIVIGVCDPLDPVGPPDELTARLKDSMQAMLLQLQDLYGPHPQGEPWVPARLGGTAPTLEEADAMDAADLDERRRAREERQADGA
- the serS gene encoding serine--tRNA ligase, with product MIDVKLVRENPDRVRASQRARGEDPALVDALLSADADRRAAVLAADTLRAEHKASSKSIGKAAPEDRKALVAAAGELAAKVKEAEVAQSRADEVFDEVARKIGNVIIDGVPAGGEDDFEVLEHVGEIPEIENPKDHLELAEGLGLLDMERGAKVSGSRFYFMKGYGALFQMALLQLAVQKAVANGFTLMIPPVLVKPEVMAGTGFLGAHADEIYRLEADDLYLVGTSEVPLAGYHMDEILDLSDGPVRYAAQSSCFRREAGSYGKDTRGIIRVHQFDKIEMFVYCKPEDAEAEHQRLLNWEKEMLAAVEVPYRVIDVAAGDLGSSAARKYDSEAWVPSQGRYRELTSTSNCTTFQARRLGIRYRDSDGRPQVAATLNGTLATTRWLVAIWENHQQPDGSVRVPAALQPFIGTDVLRP
- a CDS encoding MBL fold metallo-hydrolase, translating into MTDTTGQIATDPIIDRVAPTALSTCCRAVGQSLAGAVRPRRPDPARIARLREALVAPPASSVTVRLRALPQIPRVVRSMTVMEGVRSPATIRMDMRTYVIDHPSARILLDPSVASQVRERVLGAMQPMLRAAVMPSPDVLSTVEALHRGGVDPASVDLALSTHLHWDHVSGLLDLPALPLMAHRREHEWAVAGELAPAAGVRPALAGRTMDLRDLDGPPVLAFPASHDVFGDGAVVLVDLAGHTPGSVGVLLNTERGRVLMAGDAVWHSEQLVHGAQKAAFPGLLVDVDRDATFATMMRLMALPGDVTVVPCHDHDLAARWAKDEGGA
- a CDS encoding septum formation family protein, yielding MADDTETQPAPASTTGRAGALTVRAVLAAVIVGALAIGAGLYFTGAFEPKNEEKAPRLAAAGTTLARSKPGTCLTWDKDPTTMAPVDCLQPHKFEVAGEPARSLPENAPYPTQSVIAAQRDQLCPPVVTEYLGTRLDPKGRFQMGLLAPGEKAWASGDRTMRCGIQVSDGAGNPLEVQGKVVNQDKSLTWPPGTCIGLDARGQFSGPVGCAQPHGIEVTAVIDMRQAFPDASWPTDRQQEEYLSRICPSRTTGWFGSQDGLRKSGLQLAWNKLSQPSWTAGSRSVICFLASSKDGNTFTPITGSAKSPDLLIDGKKPVMPTLPGAPAPAPAPGR